The Lysobacter gummosus genome includes a region encoding these proteins:
- a CDS encoding AraC family transcriptional regulator: protein MRVLVHKTRSCRRGRNSRQASQDSETPAMSSESASTPNTASSNYNRTVSIHFVHAALRGARQRGEAVEPLLVPAGIPASALDEPRARVSFEQYARLLQSLWRHMDDELLGCGRHPLPLGSFGMICRAIIHSNSMGQAMSRASRYYALLQGGRADFMIARDGDLGYLIIEEAQNTLPDHFLAETLLVAGHRFASWLVGDSIPLKHVDFSFAMPVYKREYEIIFAAPLRFDAERTALCFPAAFLDAPVVQGDDSLRVFLRNSIYELLLRREHGKKVSAQVRRMLGHDEDGSTLHLETAAERLAMSPQTLRRHLKREGNTFQGIKDGWRRDTAITLLAETPIPIAEIARRVGFSESSTFHRAFKHWTGLQPSAYRTLKP from the coding sequence TTGCGGGTATTGGTGCATAAAACCAGATCCTGCCGCAGGGGCCGGAACAGCCGGCAGGCTTCCCAGGACAGCGAAACGCCAGCGATGTCATCCGAGTCAGCCAGCACGCCGAACACGGCTTCGTCAAACTACAACCGCACGGTTTCGATTCACTTCGTGCATGCGGCGCTGCGCGGCGCCCGACAGCGAGGCGAGGCGGTTGAACCTCTGCTCGTACCTGCCGGCATTCCCGCGTCGGCGCTCGACGAGCCGCGCGCACGCGTGAGCTTCGAACAGTACGCCCGACTGCTGCAATCGCTGTGGCGTCATATGGACGACGAACTACTCGGTTGCGGCCGGCATCCGCTGCCGCTGGGCAGCTTCGGCATGATCTGCCGGGCGATCATCCACAGCAACTCGATGGGCCAGGCCATGTCCCGCGCCAGCCGCTACTACGCGCTGCTGCAGGGAGGGCGCGCGGATTTCATGATCGCCCGCGACGGCGATCTCGGCTATTTGATCATCGAAGAAGCCCAGAACACACTGCCCGATCATTTCCTCGCCGAGACGCTGCTGGTCGCGGGGCATCGGTTCGCCAGCTGGCTGGTAGGCGATTCGATTCCACTCAAGCACGTGGATTTCAGCTTCGCGATGCCCGTCTACAAGCGCGAGTACGAGATCATCTTCGCCGCGCCGCTGCGCTTCGACGCCGAGCGCACCGCGCTGTGCTTTCCCGCCGCCTTTCTGGACGCGCCCGTGGTGCAAGGCGACGACAGCTTGCGGGTGTTCCTGCGCAACTCGATCTACGAGCTGTTGTTGCGACGCGAACACGGGAAAAAAGTCAGCGCGCAAGTGCGGCGCATGCTCGGCCACGACGAAGACGGCTCGACGCTGCACCTGGAAACCGCCGCGGAACGACTGGCCATGAGTCCGCAGACATTGCGTCGGCACCTCAAGCGGGAGGGAAATACCTTCCAGGGCATCAAGGACGGATGGCGCCGCGACACGGCCATCACGCTGTTGGCGGAAACCCCGATACCGATCGCGGAAATAGCCCGGCGCGTGGGATTCTCCGAATCGAGCACCTTCCACCGCGCGTTCAAGCACTGGACCGGCTTGCAGCCCAGTGCGTATCGCACGCTCAAGCCCTAG
- a CDS encoding lipase secretion chaperone: MLAVAVAVAAGGLLWWGAQGRAPHLATTQARGDAVIDESAAEIAPVQGNAATAMAAATARDSLRGTVADGAVHLDGKGHPIADRELRRLFDYFISRIGERNEQQIRADLLAYLSARLDQGAVAQVLAWFDSYVTLQRSASTLAGEGGDPRAAVVRLRGLRAQRMGEQIAQAWWGDEDRYLDYTLARQDVLADASLSAEERARRLGELDQSLDPSRQALRREEDAAQRTLAQSEDYIRRDVPAAQRYAEREQEYGAQAAQRLAALDRQRAAWDGRLRDYASARKSILSDTRLSPAQRESRLSELLAHRFDATERLRVDALARNDLLPR; encoded by the coding sequence TTGCTCGCTGTCGCTGTCGCTGTCGCGGCCGGCGGACTGCTGTGGTGGGGTGCCCAAGGGCGGGCGCCCCATCTGGCCACGACACAGGCGCGCGGCGATGCGGTGATCGACGAATCGGCGGCCGAAATCGCGCCGGTGCAGGGCAATGCCGCGACGGCGATGGCGGCCGCAACGGCGAGGGATTCGCTGCGCGGGACCGTTGCTGACGGCGCCGTGCACCTCGACGGCAAGGGCCATCCCATCGCCGATCGCGAGCTGCGGCGCTTGTTCGACTATTTCATCAGCCGCATCGGCGAGCGCAACGAACAGCAGATCCGCGCCGATCTGCTCGCCTATCTGAGCGCGCGCCTGGATCAGGGCGCAGTGGCGCAGGTGCTGGCGTGGTTCGATTCGTATGTGACCTTGCAACGCAGCGCATCGACGTTGGCGGGCGAGGGCGGCGATCCACGCGCCGCGGTCGTGCGCCTGCGCGGCCTGCGCGCGCAGCGCATGGGCGAGCAGATCGCGCAGGCGTGGTGGGGCGATGAAGACCGTTATCTCGATTACACCCTGGCGCGCCAGGATGTGCTTGCCGACGCCAGCCTGAGCGCGGAGGAACGCGCGCGTCGGCTCGGCGAACTCGACCAGAGCCTGGACCCTTCGCGGCAGGCGCTGCGCCGAGAGGAAGACGCGGCGCAGCGGACCCTGGCGCAGAGCGAGGACTACATCCGCCGCGACGTGCCGGCGGCGCAGCGTTACGCCGAACGCGAACAAGAGTACGGCGCCCAGGCCGCGCAGCGTTTGGCGGCGCTGGATCGGCAGCGCGCCGCCTGGGATGGCCGCTTGCGCGACTACGCTTCGGCGCGCAAGAGCATTCTCAGCGATACGCGCCTGTCGCCGGCGCAGCGCGAATCGCGATTGAGCGAATTGCTGGCGCATCGCTTCGATGCCACCGAGCGCCTGCGCGTGGATGCGCTGGCTCGCAACGATCTGCTGCCGCGCTGA
- a CDS encoding substrate-binding and vWA domain-containing protein: MIRLMRNALLAFAVLVLASCGGGNGGGSNTGGDSRPAADAFTVLAGSELKDVETQLSEDIRKATGVKLHFTYAGTLDAIDRLNAGENFDAVWVSHGKYLAMNPALKQRLLAQDKVMLSPVVLGVKASKARELGWDTGEPTWKDIAEASRSGRFSFGMTNPTSSNTGFTALIGIASALASNPDALTQADVANPTLKAFFQGQRMTSGSSGWLAEAYVRDQAKVDGLINYESVLLSLNRDGKLSEPLVLVYPKEGIVTADYPLMLLQAGKRADYDKLIAFLRSPAFQTRLSEATLRRPVNPDATAAAAIPKRTMIELPFPGQPQVIEQLLEGFLADVRIPASSRYVLDLSGSMANDGRIEAMKAAMATLAGAEAGSLSGRYARFQKRERVGLLPFSNQPGPTQLFDMGDTAQSSEATLKAIGAAVAPMQPDGGTAIFDSVRKALEELAEEKRRNPQPRYYTVVLMSDGENTEGSGLSEFLAWHAAQDESLRSIRVFPILFGDADVKEMSALAEATGGKVFDAKSKSLTLVFKDIRGYQ, encoded by the coding sequence ATGATCCGACTGATGCGTAACGCCCTGCTCGCCTTCGCCGTACTCGTGCTCGCCTCGTGCGGCGGCGGCAACGGCGGCGGCTCCAATACCGGCGGCGACAGCCGGCCCGCGGCCGACGCCTTCACCGTGCTGGCCGGCTCGGAGTTGAAGGACGTGGAAACGCAGTTGTCGGAAGACATCCGCAAGGCCACCGGCGTCAAGCTGCACTTCACCTACGCCGGCACCCTGGATGCGATCGACCGCCTCAACGCCGGCGAGAATTTCGATGCAGTGTGGGTAAGTCACGGCAAGTATCTGGCGATGAACCCCGCGCTCAAGCAGCGGCTGCTGGCGCAGGACAAAGTGATGCTGTCGCCGGTGGTGCTGGGCGTGAAAGCATCGAAAGCGCGCGAGCTGGGCTGGGACACGGGCGAGCCGACCTGGAAGGACATCGCCGAAGCCTCGCGCAGCGGCCGTTTCAGTTTCGGCATGACCAACCCGACTTCCAGCAACACCGGCTTCACCGCGTTGATCGGCATCGCCTCGGCGCTGGCATCCAATCCCGATGCGCTGACCCAGGCCGATGTCGCCAATCCCACGCTCAAGGCGTTTTTCCAGGGCCAGCGCATGACCTCGGGCTCGTCGGGCTGGCTCGCCGAAGCCTACGTGCGCGATCAGGCCAAGGTCGATGGCCTGATCAACTACGAATCGGTGCTGCTCAGCCTCAACCGCGACGGCAAGCTGTCCGAGCCGCTGGTGCTGGTGTATCCCAAGGAAGGCATCGTCACCGCCGACTATCCGCTGATGCTGCTGCAGGCCGGCAAGCGCGCCGACTACGACAAGCTGATCGCGTTCCTGCGTTCGCCGGCGTTCCAGACGCGCTTGTCGGAAGCGACCTTGCGCCGTCCGGTCAACCCCGACGCGACCGCCGCCGCGGCCATTCCCAAGCGCACCATGATCGAGCTGCCCTTCCCCGGCCAGCCGCAGGTGATCGAACAACTGCTGGAAGGTTTCCTCGCCGACGTGCGTATTCCGGCCAGCTCGCGCTACGTGCTGGATCTGTCCGGCTCGATGGCCAACGACGGCCGCATCGAGGCGATGAAGGCGGCGATGGCGACCCTGGCCGGCGCCGAAGCCGGCTCGCTCAGCGGCCGCTACGCGCGCTTCCAGAAACGCGAACGCGTCGGCCTGCTGCCGTTCTCCAACCAACCCGGGCCGACGCAGTTGTTCGACATGGGCGACACCGCGCAAAGCAGCGAGGCCACGCTCAAGGCGATCGGCGCGGCGGTCGCGCCGATGCAGCCCGACGGCGGCACCGCGATCTTCGACAGCGTGCGCAAGGCTCTGGAAGAACTGGCGGAGGAAAAACGCAGGAACCCGCAACCGCGCTATTACACCGTGGTGTTGATGAGCGACGGCGAGAACACCGAAGGCAGCGGCCTGAGCGAATTCCTCGCCTGGCACGCGGCGCAGGACGAAAGCCTGCGCTCGATCCGGGTGTTCCCGATCCTGTTCGGCGACGCCGACGTCAAGGAAATGAGCGCGCTGGCCGAAGCCACCGGCGGCAAGGTGTTCGACGCCAAATCCAAATCGCTGACCCTGGTGTTCAAGGACATCCGCGGATACCAGTGA
- a CDS encoding toxic anion resistance protein, translating to MNSDVKQEPQAQTLAEPVAPLTLEMPEPAIAVREPDQAAAMIPFKDETQQQVLTQADQFIADLLALDPHSEDFRSRVDSAFRLGRKEIGDSTLLTNKFLDKNFISDADSPAFKVMSQMRILFEDLNPANEGDLFSAYKILGLIPFGNKLRAYLQRFDSAGESIRKTIDNLYGVQDELARDDQALYGTMQKLLEAMTKLKAADVFAEQLDTRLSTALDSLKATDPARAKAVEQEVLFYVRQASVDIKTQILVCINGYKMLEGLRKTGRELRNGCDRMATIGMSSLSIAATLARAQGYQIQVMDALKSSSKAIEGLITSTSTQFGQHVDRVAEFQSNPLIGVQTLQTAFDTTFAALDRMDEFRSKSIASMGTNIEQLRGLIATGEARMNREREAIAAVKHSVPAVSGPVAL from the coding sequence ATGAACAGCGACGTCAAGCAAGAACCGCAAGCGCAGACGCTGGCCGAACCGGTCGCGCCGCTCACCCTGGAAATGCCGGAACCGGCGATCGCCGTGCGCGAGCCCGATCAGGCCGCGGCGATGATTCCGTTCAAGGACGAAACCCAGCAACAGGTGCTGACCCAGGCCGACCAGTTCATCGCCGACCTGCTGGCGCTGGATCCGCATTCGGAAGATTTCCGCAGCCGTGTGGACAGCGCGTTCCGCCTGGGGCGCAAGGAAATCGGCGACAGTACGCTGCTGACGAACAAGTTCCTCGACAAGAACTTCATCTCCGACGCCGACAGCCCGGCGTTCAAGGTGATGAGCCAGATGCGCATCCTGTTCGAAGACCTCAATCCGGCCAATGAAGGCGATCTGTTCAGCGCCTACAAGATCCTCGGCCTGATTCCGTTCGGCAACAAACTGCGCGCCTACCTGCAGCGTTTCGACTCGGCGGGCGAATCGATCCGCAAGACCATCGACAACCTGTACGGCGTGCAGGACGAACTGGCGCGCGACGATCAGGCGCTGTACGGCACGATGCAGAAACTGCTCGAAGCCATGACCAAGCTCAAGGCCGCGGACGTGTTCGCCGAGCAGCTCGACACGCGCCTTTCCACCGCGCTGGATTCGCTCAAGGCCACCGACCCGGCGCGGGCCAAGGCGGTCGAACAGGAAGTGCTGTTCTACGTGCGCCAGGCCAGCGTCGATATCAAGACCCAGATTCTGGTGTGCATCAACGGCTACAAGATGCTCGAAGGTCTGCGCAAGACCGGGCGCGAGCTGCGCAACGGCTGCGACCGCATGGCCACCATCGGCATGTCGAGCCTGTCGATCGCCGCCACCCTGGCGCGCGCGCAGGGCTATCAGATCCAGGTGATGGACGCTCTGAAGTCCAGCTCGAAGGCGATCGAAGGCCTGATCACCTCGACCTCGACCCAGTTCGGCCAGCACGTGGACCGCGTCGCCGAGTTCCAGTCCAATCCGCTGATCGGCGTGCAGACCCTGCAGACCGCCTTCGACACAACCTTCGCCGCGCTCGACCGCATGGACGAGTTCCGCAGCAAGTCGATCGCCTCGATGGGCACCAACATCGAACAACTGCGCGGCCTGATCGCCACGGGCGAGGCGCGCATGAACCGCGAACGCGAGGCGATCGCGGCAGTCAAGCACAGCGTGCCGGCGGTGAGCGGGCCGGTGGCGCTGTAA
- a CDS encoding DNA-binding protein: MPAEDNALWKIREELIGEGLLPGAPMRAPLEQAQLDDIAWRLLRAGVQPTVESLRTVYGRGSPNRLHPMLRQFYAGLATRLQFAPLAEDVPAPLRQLWLQALDLAMDAVTARHAAQSEELRRREAELDRREAALAQRGGDPAAPVLGNAYRRDSAARARGDSSQD, translated from the coding sequence ATGCCGGCCGAAGACAATGCGCTGTGGAAGATCCGCGAGGAACTGATCGGCGAAGGCCTGTTGCCGGGCGCGCCGATGCGCGCGCCGCTGGAGCAGGCGCAACTCGACGACATCGCCTGGCGACTGTTGCGCGCGGGCGTGCAGCCGACCGTGGAAAGCCTGCGCACCGTCTACGGCCGCGGTTCGCCCAATCGCCTGCATCCGATGCTGCGCCAGTTCTATGCCGGGCTCGCCACGCGCCTGCAGTTCGCGCCGCTGGCCGAGGACGTGCCCGCGCCGCTGCGCCAGCTGTGGCTGCAGGCGCTGGACCTGGCGATGGATGCGGTGACCGCGCGCCATGCCGCGCAGTCGGAGGAACTGCGCCGGCGCGAGGCCGAACTCGATCGCCGCGAAGCGGCCCTGGCGCAGCGCGGCGGTGACCCCGCTGCGCCGGTGCTCGGCAACGCCTATCGTCGCGACAGCGCCGCGCGTGCGCGCGGGGACAGTTCACAGGACTGA
- a CDS encoding esterase/lipase family protein, giving the protein MLKKTLLNLTVATALSAAAILPAAAADTYTKTKYPIVLIHGFASSDQVLGFSTFYNIPDELKAGGATVYAAKLPGFNSDEVRGEELIKYLDNLKATQGYTKFNLLGNSQGGLTVRYVAAVRPDLVASVTTGHTPHAGTAPADLVSAVLPEGSPLRPIVAGVINAFASLMGGQADALAALNQLSSKGAAEFNQHYPQGKPSSECGSGAAVVDGVRYYSFGGVGVSTNLLDPTDLTAGAVSLSYLGAPNDGIVGQCSSHWGEVLRDDYLWNHFDSVNQTFGLRSVFSSDPVTVYRAHANRLKNLGL; this is encoded by the coding sequence ATGTTGAAGAAGACCCTGCTGAATCTGACCGTCGCAACTGCGCTGAGCGCTGCGGCGATCCTGCCGGCGGCCGCCGCGGACACTTACACCAAGACCAAATACCCGATCGTGCTGATCCACGGCTTCGCCTCGTCCGATCAGGTGCTGGGCTTCAGCACCTTCTACAACATTCCCGACGAGTTGAAGGCCGGCGGCGCCACCGTGTATGCGGCGAAGTTGCCCGGCTTCAATTCCGACGAGGTGCGCGGCGAGGAACTCATCAAGTATCTCGACAATCTCAAGGCCACCCAGGGCTATACCAAGTTCAATCTGCTCGGCAACAGCCAGGGCGGGTTGACCGTGCGCTACGTCGCCGCGGTGCGTCCCGACCTGGTGGCCTCGGTGACCACCGGCCATACGCCGCATGCGGGCACCGCTCCGGCCGATCTGGTCAGTGCTGTACTGCCGGAAGGCTCGCCGCTGCGTCCGATCGTCGCCGGCGTGATCAACGCCTTCGCCTCGCTGATGGGCGGGCAAGCCGATGCCTTGGCGGCCTTGAATCAGCTCAGTTCCAAGGGTGCGGCTGAATTCAACCAGCACTATCCGCAGGGCAAGCCGTCCAGCGAATGCGGCAGCGGTGCGGCGGTCGTCGACGGCGTGCGCTATTACTCCTTCGGTGGCGTGGGCGTGTCCACCAATCTGCTGGATCCGACCGATCTGACCGCCGGTGCCGTCAGCCTGTCCTACCTCGGCGCGCCCAACGACGGCATCGTCGGACAGTGCTCCTCGCATTGGGGCGAAGTGCTGCGTGACGACTACCTGTGGAACCACTTCGACTCGGTCAACCAGACCTTCGGCCTGCGCTCGGTGTTCTCCTCCGATCCGGTCACGGTGTACCGCGCGCATGCCAATCGCCTGAAGAATCTGGGGCTGTAA
- the pgsA gene encoding CDP-diacylglycerol--glycerol-3-phosphate 3-phosphatidyltransferase → MKLTIPTMLTLARIVLIPVLVVVFFLDFPWTNFAAAFIFAFASITDWLDGWIARRFDQYSAFGAFLDPVADKLMVAVALLLIVQKHPTVWMTLWAAVIVGREIAVSALREWMAELGQRAAVKVAAIGKIKTIVQMVALVCLLYQENLLGLPVFRIGEWMLAAAALLTLWSGLAYLRAAWPIMNADTNKPSS, encoded by the coding sequence ATGAAGTTGACCATACCCACCATGCTGACCCTGGCGCGGATCGTGTTGATCCCGGTGCTGGTGGTGGTGTTTTTCCTGGATTTCCCGTGGACCAACTTCGCGGCCGCGTTCATCTTCGCCTTCGCCTCGATCACCGACTGGCTGGATGGCTGGATCGCCCGCCGTTTCGACCAGTACTCTGCCTTTGGCGCCTTCCTCGATCCGGTCGCCGACAAGCTGATGGTCGCCGTCGCGCTGCTGCTGATCGTGCAAAAGCACCCGACCGTGTGGATGACCTTGTGGGCCGCGGTCATCGTCGGCCGCGAGATCGCGGTGTCGGCGCTGCGCGAATGGATGGCCGAACTCGGCCAGCGCGCGGCGGTGAAGGTCGCCGCGATCGGCAAGATCAAGACCATCGTGCAGATGGTCGCGCTGGTGTGCCTGCTGTATCAGGAAAACCTGCTGGGACTGCCGGTGTTCCGGATCGGCGAGTGGATGCTGGCCGCCGCCGCGTTGCTGACATTGTGGTCCGGACTGGCCTATTTGCGCGCCGCATGGCCTATAATGAACGCGGACACGAACAAGCCTTCGAGCTGA